From one Caldithrix abyssi DSM 13497 genomic stretch:
- a CDS encoding B3/4 domain-containing protein — MKIIISASEIIKQRIPGLKLGMVYGCGASVSKACPEFEAGFDELQSYLNRHYSTAPLSSNPVIGHVRRMYRKIGWEPTRYRPSSEALARRILQGKGLYRIFNLVDLGNLVSARYHLPMGLYDADKISGDILLDVGRAGESYQGIGKGEIHAEGKLILRDDLGIFGNPTADSKRTALDQATKSILAIFFTPPEVEAPYLQQALDDLTTYYRPYVKDLEKEIISF, encoded by the coding sequence ATGAAAATAATCATAAGTGCTTCGGAGATTATTAAACAACGTATTCCCGGTTTGAAATTGGGAATGGTTTATGGTTGCGGCGCATCCGTAAGCAAGGCCTGTCCGGAGTTTGAGGCCGGTTTTGATGAACTGCAATCCTATTTAAACCGCCATTACTCAACCGCGCCCCTGTCATCAAACCCGGTGATCGGCCATGTAAGGCGTATGTACCGTAAAATCGGCTGGGAGCCCACTCGATATCGCCCCTCTTCCGAAGCGCTGGCCCGGCGCATTTTACAGGGGAAGGGACTTTATCGAATTTTTAATCTGGTCGATCTGGGGAATCTGGTCTCGGCACGCTACCACCTGCCCATGGGCCTTTACGATGCCGATAAAATATCTGGAGATATTCTGCTCGACGTGGGCCGCGCCGGCGAATCCTATCAAGGGATCGGTAAAGGAGAAATCCACGCCGAAGGAAAATTGATTTTACGCGATGATCTGGGAATCTTTGGCAATCCTACGGCCGATTCAAAACGCACGGCGTTGGATCAGGCCACGAAATCCATTCTGGCCATTTTTTTTACGCCGCCTGAAGTGGAGGCACCCTACCTACAGCAGGCGCTCGATGACCTGACAACGTATTACCGGCCGTACGTAAAAGATCTGGAAAAAGAAATAATCAGCTTTTAA